Within the Taeniopygia guttata chromosome 15, bTaeGut7.mat, whole genome shotgun sequence genome, the region AAAGGAAAAGTTGTCCAGGCAGCCAATAGTTTGGGCATTATTTTTGTTCTCCTGTTCTGCTCACTGGTGTCACTACAACAATCTCACCCTCAGCAGACTTCACGACTGAGCTAAAATCAGAACCCACAGTGTGCAGAACTggttttcccctcattttttaCCATATCTGTCAATCATTATTTTAACGCATCTTCAATAAAGACAGAGTTCATGCATAGCATTTCTCCACTTCTGTCAACAGGATCACAGAAGTTTTCATATTCATACAGATCATTTGCTCAATTTTCACAGTTTATAAATCAGCCAGATTCTTACATGCTCTCTCAAGCAGTAAGTTATGTTGGCAGTAGACTAGTTTTATTTAGCAGTTCTCTTCACCACAGATACTACACCAAGAAGCATTTTACATTCTGTAATTCCATCATTTGTAGGGCTGTTCTCATGAGTGGTAGTCTCAGTGTTGCAGTTTCAGTAATGTACCAATGTAGTTTCTATTGTTGGTCTTGTATAGACCGATGCTCATAAGGATTTTTCAGAGTATAtggattttttgcctttttaggtagctatttttgatttttaaatctgaacagtaaggcagaaaaagcaaaattgcAAGAAACTCCTAGTCAGGGTCTAATGTTAAATACTGTACCTAATATATCTGAAAATGAGGAGAAAGAATTAGTAGCAATGCTTCTCTCATGTCAAGATGAGGTTACTAAACAAAAAAGTAGATACAGAAATCTGTTACAATAGGAAGGCACTAATGCCAAGAAAACAATCTCCAAATAATGAATGGTAAGTCTATGCACAGGACAGTGGAATGGCTCATCAGAATagtacagaaaagaaaatagaagtgCTGTTTATAGACAGTAAAATCACTACAGAAGATAAGAATAGGGAAATACCATATATGTGATAAGCTATACCAACAAAAAAGGGGCCATCGTGCATTCCTACCTATAAACTCCCTTCTCTTAAACAGCATGTTTTGCAAGGCTGTCAAAAAAATTTTGAAGTAAAACCCCAGTGTAGCTTAATTCAGGCACTTTGAAAGTCACAGCAAATACATATTTGTGTATCTGTAAGCATTCATATATTTCCCATGGCTACTGTGTTTGTGTGCTGTGAACACCAGAAGCTTACAACATTAAAGACTATTAAATGGGAATGGCTGTTCTTTGGACAAGGCAAACTAGCCATTTAACGAGaaacaaatacaattttaaatataaaaatgtcatactaattaaaaacatgtttaattaattttaaaaagtaatttaatccCAAATTCCTAttgaaaatcctggaaaaaaaagggggaagaaaCTGTCACTTATTAGTATTTTACCTTCGACATTTCCCAGGACCTTTGTGGTGTCCAAATGAACCATCCCTGTACACCAGGATGTCACTACTGCCTACCTTTGTAACTGGTGTTTGAAGTAACAGTTAACCATGTAAACTTTTAGCTAAAGGCaccaaaaaatttaaaatttgctaTCATGTGAAGAGCACCTCCATTTCCCAAAAGTACCGTTAAATAACTAACTGTTCAGTGGGGAAAATTATCCAAATAAAGGAACCATAGCTTCCAGGTTTTCCTAATGATTGGGGATTACTGATTACTGCCTTgggagggaaagaaggagggggagaTAAAAGCCCAAAAACTGatgaaggagaaaggaaaagaaggaaagagagcaAGGAGCAGAAGGTGCACTTACTGTTTGGTTATCTTCATACAGCTTCAAGTCATACCCACTCAGCTCCACACAGAAAATTATTGCTGTAACCCCCTCGAAACAGTGGATCCACTTTTTGCGTTCAGATCTCTGTCCACCCACATCCACCATTTTGAAAGTCAGCTCTTTGAAGGTGAACTTATTTTCTACAATCCCTGTGGTCATGTCCCGAGACCGCAGAATATCTTCCACCGTGGGGATGTAGTCCAGGGCCGCGATCCGTTCCAGGTCGTTCAGGTAGTAGGCAGCGTTATCCTCCAGGTGGTACTCATTGGAGCGGCAAAAACACTCCTGCACACCGGGGTCTGCCCACAGCCTCTTCATCACCCCCAGCAGCTCCGGGGTAATCTCCCCTTTGCTCTCAGCTGGGCCTGTCAGGGCAAAAAGCTGCACTGCATCATATGCTCTGTCAGGATTGTGAAATTCTATCTTGAGGGTGGCCAGAGCCCGAATGATACGTGTGAGAGAGTCAATTGCATTATAAATAATCAGAGGTTTGTATTCCTTACAGGCCTCCAAGTTAAAGCCACCGCTGTGAATGATTTTCATCTGCTTTACGATAGTACTCTTCCCAGAATTGCTGGTGCCCAGGAGGAGGAGTTTTATCTCTCTTCGTTGTCGCTGGCTTTCAGAGCGCAGGTGGCGGTCAATCCTACGGGACCGCCGCGCTGCCTCTTTCTCCTCAGAGCTTTGCCGACATCCCATGGTACAGCAGGCAGGTACAGAAGGGAAGGGTGCAGATTGGCTCACTCTGTTGACGTCTCTCAAAAAGATCTGCAGCGTCTTTCAGTTCTCGTGCCAGGTACACCCCGAATGGAATGAAGGTCGCTATCCAATACCTGATGATCCCCAATGCCTACAGCCACCTAATTGAGTCCCAGCAAGGGTGCAAACCCATGTAGGTATGCAGCCACAGAAATAGTCTCTTCAGCAGATCTCATGGCACTCCCCTTTCCAGTGCATGAACTGTGGCACATTCCTGTAAATGATGGGACACTTCCCTTTGCCACAGTTTGTCTAGAACCATCAAATACCATTTCTGTTCTGCATAATGATTTTTCTACCTTCTGTCCAAAGATAAGAAGCTGCACTTTTGCCTTCTCTGCTCTAGACTTTTCTTCTGATCGTGTTCTCTGGTTGCTGTGGTGATGCTGCAAGATAAAGCTGAAACTCTTTTCACTGGTACTGtacttgttttgtttctcttccccCACTTCTTCAGCTGATCCTGTTCAGCTCTGTAAATCTGTGCTTTCCACCTGCCAAACaatgggaaaataaatgaatgagAGAgtctgcttcctgcagcaagCCACTCACTTTTTACTCCACTTCTAGTCTTCCAAACCTTTTATTATGCCAAATGGAAaatacagatggaaaaaaaatgtaaagaaaagcaaatatctAAAGTTATAGTAAAAGCATAGGGACAGCTGAAACTCACAGACAAAGGAAGTATGGTTTCTGAACAATAGCAAATCAAATCTCCCTTTCagctttctgtgttttattatCTAAACCTACGTGAAAACAAacagtgctgagctgtgccccAGTTTCTCCCTCAGCAAGAGCTTATGGCAGTGCTTTTCCTGCACAGTTCTGTTCTCTCTGGTTTGTctgaagcagaaaatgaaaactcaCAACCACTTTTCCTAGGCTCTCTATTTATATCAGTATCTTGTACTCAGATATCCtcctgagttttctttcatcttATCTATCTCCACTGAACATTTAAATAACTAAAttaagattcaaaagatgctgATTAACTTTGCTTCATGAATTTGAGAAAGGAAGAGTTGCTGATCTTTGTAAcagctcttttcttttttctccttggaGAACAGCATTGTTAAACACAGTACCTGCATCTTTGCTTAATCAATAAAGAGATGCAAACTTTTTAAGCTTCTTTCCATAGCCAAGCTAAGTGGTTTTGAGCCTCCTCTCTTTCCATTTCAATACAGGAAAATTCTGAGCTACAGTAAAAGAGAACAGAGACTACATGGTGAATTTTTCATACAAGAAGCACAGGAAACACCATCCCAAGCAAGGGCAGAGAGCTTTCAGTGACTGTTAGAGCAATTATTCTTTCCCAGATTAGACTTTAAGCCTGCTAGTTGGAACTctgcagaaggcagcagcaggaagcagtTACTCTGGCAGAGGGAAAACACATTACTAACAGCTGATTGGTGATCATTTGCCTCTCTTCTAGGAAGGGCTTGCTGCTCTCACTAAGCTCTGAGCACAGTGGGCAGCAGAATCACAGATGTCACAGCTTCCTCCCCGAGTGCTGCCCTAGCAcacctctcctgctgcctggTTACTTGTGCCTAGAGGCTCCTCAGTGAGTGTATTTGCAAACCAAAGTACATGGCACTGAGATCCTTACAGAAACTTGCAGAGTCTACTAAAGAAAACTTTCGACtacattttaataaaactaAGTCTCCCAACACCATTTTCAAAGTTGCCCTACAAGCCTTTTTAAGTTTTCCTGTTTGAACTTACCAATATTTAAATGTAGATGtgacaataaattaaaatacatattaaagAGAATGATTCCACACTACCAGGAGAGAGATAGAATGTTCCAAACAACATGTTGAGCCTCAAGCTTTTGTGAGAAAAGAAGTATAACTACAACTACTTGCAACCTCATGTAGTTAACTTTCTAACTAACCATTGTTAGAATATGGTTAGAATTATATTCTAAACTAATCTTACTCTGAGTTGTTCTAAACTATCCAGTCAGTACAGAGAGTCACCTCTCCACAGCAGTTTGAAGTGCTTGTCCCTTGTCTTTGCCTATAGGGACCACAGTGCTTGAACAGGCTGGCAAATTAAGCATCTTACATGTAAAGACATCCAAATCCTTTGCCCCAAATGCATCATGTATTTCTTTTACCTGGTCTGAAATTCTACAAGAGTCTTAATATCAGCTATATTTATCATACTTCTCTTTGTATGAGAGGACATTAGCTCGTGAAGAACAGATTAATCcgtgaaaattttaaaaactagtGTACACATTAATAGAACTGTAATTAGCACAACTTTACTTACTCTGAAGATGTGGAAAGGAAAACCCTCCCAAGTCAGGAGTTACACTTTCTTCAAATAAGTCACTTTTTCCAATAAtcaccaaaaatgaaaaattagaaTTGATGAAGCTGTTTCTTAATGAATAACTTTCTAACCAGGCAGAGAGAATGAAATTCCTGTATTAGATATCAGGGCAGATTCTTATTTTACTTATATAAAAAATCAGAGCTGCTTCCAGTAATCACACTTATTCTGACACATTTCAAACCCGTCCTCCTTTAAATCCTCATCATCACAAGCCTCATTTTGTGTCATTGATAAACCACTTGCTGAATCCTTTATGCCACTTTCTATGCACTGCAGTGATTACAGGTGAAGAATTTTGCAATAAACACACGAGGCTCCTTCTTTTTATTCTCTCAGTT harbors:
- the GNAZ gene encoding guanine nucleotide-binding protein G(z) subunit alpha; the protein is MGCRQSSEEKEAARRSRRIDRHLRSESQRQRREIKLLLLGTSNSGKSTIVKQMKIIHSGGFNLEACKEYKPLIIYNAIDSLTRIIRALATLKIEFHNPDRAYDAVQLFALTGPAESKGEITPELLGVMKRLWADPGVQECFCRSNEYHLEDNAAYYLNDLERIAALDYIPTVEDILRSRDMTTGIVENKFTFKELTFKMVDVGGQRSERKKWIHCFEGVTAIIFCVELSGYDLKLYEDNQTSRMAESLRLFDSICNNNWFINTSLILFLNKKDLLAEKIRRIPLTVCFPEYKGQNTYEEAAVYIQRQFEDLNRNKETKEIYSHFTCATDTSNIQFVFDAVTDVIIQNNLKYIGLC